The window ACCAGAATGACGGCAAGGTTGCAGCAGCTATAATTGCCACTGCGCATCAGCTGCTGGGTACTGACCAGGACCTGGCAGACTATGGGATCCAGGCCGGAAAAACCATTGATTATGCACTGGCCAAGGTTTTCAAGCCTTATCAGGCTTTCCAGTCAGGCTACTCTGTCGGGCAATCCTTTTCCCAGGGCGATTATGCCGGCGTGCTGAAAAACAGCGACAGCCTGCTGAAGCTTCTGTATAAATCCATGAAAACTGGCAAGGCTGTTCAATAATGTTCTTTTCGTTGTCCCTCCCAGGGGAGAGCTCCTGCTCTCCCCTTTTTCTAATCAGTTCATTTGACTCTTTAAGCTCCAGATATTAATCTTGATTGACGATTTCAGCCGTTTCAGGAGATGACAGTGAAAAAATACGATGTGATCATCATCGGCGGTGGCCCGGCCGGACTTTTTGCAGCTTATACGCTGATCGGGAAAAAAGTGCTGCTGATTGATATGGGCCAGAGCCCTAAAGAAAGGGACTGCCCGCTGAAGCGCAAGCAGGTCTGCCAGAAGTGCAACCCCTGCAATATCATGTCCGGAATCGGAGGGGCCGGCCTCTTTTCAGACGGTAAACTCAACTTCATCCCCAAACATGGGAAAACCGACCTCTACCAGTTTCTGGACCCTGAAGCTGCCCAGCAGCTGATCGACGAGACAGAGGAGATCTTCAACCGCTTCAACATGGACGGCAAGGTCTATCCAATTGACATGGCAAAAGCCAAAAAAATCCGGGATTCAGCAATGAAGGAAGGGATTGAGCTGCTGCTGATCAAGCAGAAGCATCTCGGTTCAGACATGCTGCCTCTTCATATCCAGGGAATGATGGACTTTTTAGTAGAAAATGGCATCGAATTCGCCCTTTCCGAAGAAGTGGTCAATTTCAAAGTCGGGAAAAGCGGCATCACTGGAGTTAAAACAAACAAAAGAGAAATCTCGGCAGATTCTGTGATCGCTGCTCCCGGCAGGGTCGGTTCGCGCTGGCTCTATTGTGAATGCACCAGACTCGGTCTCGGAGTGACTTACAGAGGCGTTGAAATCGGGGTCAGGGTGGAAGTCCCTAATGAGATCATGGATGAGATCACAAGCATTATTTATGATCCTGCATTTTTCATCTTTTCTGATACCTATGATGATCTTCTCCGCACTTTCTGCACCAACCGGGGAGGCTTTGTCACCAAGGAAGATTACCAGGACTTCGTCTGTGTGAACGGACATGCTGAAAGAAACAATAAATCGGCCAACACAAATTTTGCCTTTCTCAGCAAAGTCACTCTCACTGAACCGATCAATGATACTTATAAATACGGCAGTTCGATTGGAAAACTTGCCACTGTCATCGGGGGAGGCAAACCTATTTTACAGCGCTTCGTTGATCTCAAAAAAGGGCGCCGCAGCACCCTCCAGCGCATCGACAACTGCCATATGCGGCCCACCTTCACTGATGTCACGCCAGGGGATATCAGCATGGCACTCCCTAAGCGCATTGTCACCAACCTGATCGAAGGGCTGGAAAAACTGAATCGGGTGATTCCTGGCATTGACTCGAATTTCACCCTGCTCTATGCCCCTGAAATCAAATTTTTCAGCACTGAAATCAGGAACGACTGCCTGAAGACAAAGCTGGAAGGACTATACATAGCCGGAGATGGGGCGGGTGTAGCCGGAAACATAGTAGGTGCGGCAGCAACTGGAGTACTGGCAGC is drawn from Candidatus Wallbacteria bacterium and contains these coding sequences:
- a CDS encoding NAD(P)/FAD-dependent oxidoreductase, translated to MTVKKYDVIIIGGGPAGLFAAYTLIGKKVLLIDMGQSPKERDCPLKRKQVCQKCNPCNIMSGIGGAGLFSDGKLNFIPKHGKTDLYQFLDPEAAQQLIDETEEIFNRFNMDGKVYPIDMAKAKKIRDSAMKEGIELLLIKQKHLGSDMLPLHIQGMMDFLVENGIEFALSEEVVNFKVGKSGITGVKTNKREISADSVIAAPGRVGSRWLYCECTRLGLGVTYRGVEIGVRVEVPNEIMDEITSIIYDPAFFIFSDTYDDLLRTFCTNRGGFVTKEDYQDFVCVNGHAERNNKSANTNFAFLSKVTLTEPINDTYKYGSSIGKLATVIGGGKPILQRFVDLKKGRRSTLQRIDNCHMRPTFTDVTPGDISMALPKRIVTNLIEGLEKLNRVIPGIDSNFTLLYAPEIKFFSTEIRNDCLKTKLEGLYIAGDGAGVAGNIVGAAATGVLAAKRILKAT